A genomic stretch from Marinimicrobium sp. C6131 includes:
- a CDS encoding endo-1,4-beta-xylanase → MNHLANAGQWLRLFIPLCLLMTPLISYGDNPLVSHVYTADPAARVIDGRVYVVVTHDQDDQSDYSQLVDYYLFSSDDMVNWQDHGIIWNSRTDTTWANLAYAPDFIERNGRYYLYFPDGANAIGVAVADNPEGPYTDPIGGPLVDRNTPNGNVDWVFDPGVFIDDDGQAYLYFGGGGPGNARVIRLNNDMISTSGSAISIDAPNFFEALSMNKRNGTYYLTYSTDTAGGLAIDYMTSDNPTTGFVHRGTVLPNPWENNNNNNHQSAVEFEGQWYMFYHNRAVSNERGDSTYQRSINVDLLSFGGDGSMQPVNAGPGGVPQLKYVDAFAINQAETFDNENGIETAPASEGTLNLEMGPGDWVKITGVDFGSGATGLDARVAANIDSSLEILLDDVNSQPIATLQVSNTGGWQSWETQSVAFSEVTGVHDVYLRSTAGHNLNWYRFTGGSGNGSSSSDSSNSSQSSSDSSSSDDNNDSNVAGSIEITNDWGGGYCAALTVTNNTSAPVEWNLSIAIEGSITNLWNGTWSQTGDRLNVSGAGWNSTLEPGQSDSSIGFCADRTNPPPTSSSSISQSSSASVSSSTSSQSGDNLASNGGVESGLSNWSTTAGDLTRSTDQSRSGSASALISNRSDTWHGLTFSPSALSNGAEYEVSVWVKLAAGAADATLYLTAKREDDSDSSTYEEYSRVAEATGSATDWVELSGSYTQSGSPFEHFIIESDSSSVSYYADDFSVIGEGGGNGGVIDHDFFVGNITTSGNVRSDFVQYWDQITPENEGKWGSVETSRDVYNWSGQDQAYEYAQQNGIPFKAHTLVWGSQYPSWIDSLSPAEQAEEIEEWIRDYCERYPNTAMIDVVNESTPGHAPAGYAERAFGSDWIIRVFELARQYCPDSILILNDYNVLSWNNAEFIEMARPAVEAGVVDALGLQAHGLENWSLSDLEANLNRVADLGLPIYISEYDVAEPNDQAQLQIMQEQFPLFYNHPSVVGITLWGYVVDRTWVEGSGLIYDNGTPRPAMTWLMDYLGR, encoded by the coding sequence ATGAACCACTTAGCAAACGCAGGCCAATGGCTGCGGCTGTTTATTCCCCTGTGTCTTCTGATGACTCCATTGATCAGCTACGGTGACAATCCGCTGGTCTCCCACGTTTACACGGCCGACCCGGCGGCCCGGGTAATTGATGGGCGCGTGTACGTGGTCGTCACCCACGACCAAGATGATCAGTCCGACTACAGTCAGTTGGTGGATTACTATCTGTTTTCCTCCGACGACATGGTCAACTGGCAGGATCACGGCATCATCTGGAACTCGCGCACGGATACAACCTGGGCGAACCTTGCCTACGCGCCGGATTTTATTGAGCGTAACGGCCGATATTATCTCTATTTCCCCGACGGCGCGAATGCCATCGGTGTCGCGGTAGCCGACAATCCCGAGGGGCCTTATACCGATCCGATCGGCGGCCCTCTGGTCGACCGAAACACCCCCAACGGCAACGTCGACTGGGTGTTTGACCCCGGCGTATTTATCGACGATGACGGCCAGGCCTACCTGTACTTTGGCGGTGGTGGACCGGGCAATGCCCGGGTGATTCGGCTGAACAACGACATGATCAGCACCAGCGGATCGGCGATCAGCATTGATGCCCCGAATTTCTTTGAAGCGCTGTCGATGAACAAGCGCAACGGCACCTATTATCTCACCTACTCCACCGATACCGCCGGCGGGCTGGCCATCGATTACATGACCAGCGACAACCCCACCACCGGCTTTGTCCATCGTGGCACGGTACTGCCCAACCCCTGGGAGAACAATAACAACAATAACCACCAGTCGGCCGTGGAATTTGAAGGTCAGTGGTACATGTTCTACCACAATCGCGCGGTCTCCAATGAGCGCGGTGACAGCACTTACCAACGCTCCATTAACGTCGACCTTCTGTCCTTTGGCGGCGACGGCTCCATGCAGCCGGTCAATGCCGGGCCTGGCGGTGTACCACAACTTAAATACGTCGACGCTTTCGCCATCAATCAGGCGGAAACCTTTGACAACGAAAACGGTATTGAAACCGCGCCAGCGAGCGAAGGGACACTCAATCTGGAAATGGGACCGGGTGATTGGGTGAAAATAACCGGCGTTGACTTTGGTTCCGGCGCCACCGGACTGGACGCCCGCGTGGCCGCCAATATCGACTCCAGCCTGGAAATTCTGCTCGATGATGTCAACAGCCAACCCATCGCCACCCTGCAGGTCAGCAACACCGGCGGCTGGCAGAGCTGGGAAACCCAGTCGGTGGCGTTTTCGGAAGTGACCGGCGTACACGATGTGTACCTGCGCTCCACCGCCGGCCACAACCTGAACTGGTACCGCTTTACCGGTGGCTCCGGCAATGGTTCGTCCAGCAGCGACAGCTCCAACAGCTCCCAAAGCAGTTCTGACAGCAGTTCCTCCGACGATAACAACGACAGCAATGTGGCGGGCAGCATCGAGATCACCAACGATTGGGGTGGAGGCTACTGTGCCGCGCTGACCGTCACCAACAATACCAGTGCCCCGGTGGAGTGGAACCTGAGTATTGCGATCGAGGGCAGCATCACCAACCTGTGGAACGGTACCTGGAGTCAGACTGGGGATAGACTCAATGTCTCCGGCGCGGGCTGGAACAGCACCCTCGAGCCCGGCCAAAGCGACTCCAGCATCGGCTTCTGCGCGGACCGGACCAATCCGCCGCCCACATCGTCGTCTTCCATCAGCCAATCCTCCAGCGCCAGCGTGTCGAGCAGCACTTCAAGCCAAAGCGGCGACAACCTCGCCAGTAACGGCGGCGTAGAATCCGGCCTGAGCAACTGGTCCACCACGGCAGGGGACCTGACTCGCAGTACGGACCAGTCCCGCAGCGGCTCCGCCAGCGCGTTGATCAGTAACCGTAGCGACACCTGGCATGGTTTGACCTTCTCCCCGTCCGCGCTGAGCAATGGTGCGGAGTATGAGGTGTCTGTCTGGGTGAAGCTGGCCGCGGGTGCCGCCGACGCGACACTCTATCTCACCGCCAAGCGGGAGGACGATTCAGATTCCTCCACCTACGAGGAGTATAGCCGGGTCGCCGAAGCGACCGGTTCCGCCACTGACTGGGTTGAGCTCAGCGGCTCCTACACTCAAAGCGGGTCACCTTTTGAACATTTCATTATCGAGTCCGATAGCAGTTCGGTCAGCTACTACGCCGATGATTTTTCGGTAATCGGTGAGGGTGGTGGTAACGGGGGTGTGATCGACCACGACTTTTTTGTGGGCAATATCACGACCTCCGGCAACGTCCGCTCAGACTTTGTACAGTACTGGGACCAGATTACCCCGGAGAACGAGGGCAAATGGGGTTCGGTAGAGACCTCCCGCGATGTGTACAACTGGAGTGGCCAGGATCAGGCTTACGAGTATGCCCAGCAGAACGGTATCCCCTTCAAGGCCCACACGCTGGTGTGGGGTAGTCAGTACCCAAGCTGGATCGACTCACTGAGCCCCGCCGAACAGGCCGAGGAAATCGAGGAATGGATTCGGGATTACTGTGAGCGCTATCCAAATACCGCGATGATTGATGTGGTCAACGAGTCCACTCCCGGTCATGCTCCGGCCGGCTACGCGGAGCGCGCCTTTGGCAGTGACTGGATCATCCGGGTGTTTGAACTGGCACGGCAGTATTGCCCGGACTCCATTCTGATCCTGAACGACTACAACGTGCTGAGTTGGAACAACGCCGAGTTCATCGAGATGGCCCGCCCCGCCGTGGAAGCCGGTGTTGTGGACGCCCTCGGGTTGCAGGCGCACGGGCTGGAAAACTGGTCCTTGAGTGATCTGGAAGCCAACCTGAACCGCGTGGCCGATCTGGGTTTGCCGATCTACATTTCCGAGTACGATGTCGCGGAACCCAATGATCAGGCCCAGTTACAGATCATGCAGGAGCAGTTCCCGCTGTTCTATAACCACCCCTCGGTGGTTGGCATCACACTCTGGGGCTATGTGGTCGATCGCACCTGGGTCGAAGGCAGCGGCCTGATTTACGATAACGGCACGCCTCGCCCGGCCATGACCTGGCTTATGGACTACCTGGGGCGCTAA
- a CDS encoding helix-turn-helix domain-containing protein: MLTFYRRSAAVFLMLLAATATIVYSGYAKSQLSTSLFPPEDNGYLWAPAIEPSTPTADTWLSIKSKAGTLDYEFMLDAEASFPYTHFSLYFIKPEQAHQMVDLTGYHSVSFRVLCAPRNVLLFALFSYDDQVTDPLHPDTRRVSSTAFSCDNRWETITLELKELITPYWWLDRYGLELSERDYRQDKTMGLAFINSLQSPVDTLSQVRIAELNLIGSRPGYLYAGVGVSLTLWALFLAWATRAYITVKTAVLREKIKRDQPLIAYKKLSIEPQKDKDKSALLRHIATEYANSELTLDSTAAMLGINRTKINEILKEELGLTFTAYLKRLRLTEAARLLSENPGANISQVAYCVGYNNVSYFNKLFKEEYGCPPKTFQSLCRPKNPEERTD, from the coding sequence ATGCTGACGTTTTACCGGCGATCGGCGGCGGTATTTCTGATGCTGCTCGCCGCCACTGCGACGATTGTCTATAGCGGTTATGCCAAGTCGCAACTGAGCACCTCGCTATTCCCGCCAGAGGATAACGGGTATCTCTGGGCGCCCGCGATTGAGCCCTCGACGCCAACCGCCGATACCTGGCTGTCGATCAAGAGCAAGGCCGGCACCCTTGATTACGAATTCATGCTGGACGCTGAGGCGTCGTTTCCTTATACCCACTTCTCCCTGTACTTCATCAAACCGGAGCAGGCCCACCAGATGGTGGACCTGACGGGTTATCACAGCGTCTCGTTCCGGGTATTGTGCGCGCCGCGCAATGTATTGTTGTTTGCGTTGTTCAGCTACGACGATCAGGTCACAGACCCGCTTCATCCAGATACCCGACGGGTGTCGTCCACCGCGTTTTCCTGCGACAACCGCTGGGAAACCATCACGCTTGAGCTGAAAGAGTTGATCACGCCCTACTGGTGGCTGGATCGCTATGGGCTTGAACTGAGCGAGCGAGACTACCGCCAGGACAAAACCATGGGATTGGCATTTATCAACTCCCTGCAAAGTCCTGTGGATACGCTGTCCCAAGTCCGTATTGCCGAGTTGAACCTGATCGGCAGTCGCCCCGGGTATCTGTATGCTGGTGTGGGTGTCAGCCTGACTCTGTGGGCGCTGTTTCTGGCCTGGGCGACGCGCGCCTACATCACAGTAAAAACCGCCGTCCTGAGAGAAAAAATCAAACGGGATCAGCCGCTGATTGCCTACAAAAAGTTGTCCATAGAGCCTCAGAAAGACAAAGACAAAAGTGCACTTCTGCGTCATATCGCCACGGAGTATGCCAATTCTGAATTGACCCTGGACTCCACTGCGGCGATGCTCGGTATCAATCGCACCAAGATCAATGAAATTCTGAAAGAAGAGCTGGGGCTGACGTTCACGGCTTACCTGAAACGACTGCGCCTGACCGAAGCGGCACGCCTGTTATCGGAAAACCCCGGTGCCAATATTTCCCAGGTAGCCTATTGCGTGGGTTATAACAACGTCTCCTATTTCAACAAGCTGTTCAAAGAGGAATACGGTTGTCCGCCCAAAACCTTTCAGAGCCTGTGTCGCCCAAAAAATCCCGAAGAGCGGACGGATTGA
- a CDS encoding GlxA family transcriptional regulator — protein sequence MKSPELTVALLVTPESTSSTLFGMYDLFKSVQRDWHLLQKGVPGESLFSPRLVGRTLGSLTIANGVKVEVTGTLESLPLPDIVCLPDIFLSPDEPLAGRYEREVHWLRACYDAGAVIAAACSGTLLLAEAGLLDGRDATTHWGYCEALSRQYPSVRVHPDRALVVSGDEHRLVMAGGGTSWQDLALYLIARSTGLRYAQEVAKIYLIDWHSAGQQPYAVLSRTRQAEDSIIGECQVWVGEHYDSRSPVAAMLRLSGLSERSFKRRFRKATGLTPIQYVHTLRLEEAKHWLESSDVSVECIAGEVGYEDMSFFSRLFRREVGLTPTQYRRRFGALRRALEAHHQPGSAALADSGIRESKGGK from the coding sequence ATGAAATCGCCTGAGTTGACGGTCGCCTTGCTGGTGACACCGGAATCAACCTCCTCCACCCTCTTCGGGATGTACGACCTGTTCAAATCAGTGCAGCGGGACTGGCATCTATTGCAAAAAGGGGTACCGGGAGAATCGCTCTTCTCGCCTCGCCTGGTAGGCCGGACCCTCGGCTCTCTGACCATTGCCAATGGCGTGAAGGTCGAAGTCACCGGCACGCTGGAGTCGTTGCCACTGCCGGATATTGTGTGCCTACCGGATATTTTTCTATCGCCGGACGAACCTCTCGCAGGCCGGTATGAACGGGAAGTTCACTGGCTGCGGGCCTGTTATGATGCAGGTGCGGTGATCGCCGCCGCTTGCTCCGGCACCCTGCTGTTGGCCGAAGCCGGTCTGCTGGACGGCCGGGACGCCACTACGCACTGGGGCTATTGCGAGGCCCTGAGCCGACAGTACCCATCGGTTCGTGTGCACCCGGACCGGGCGCTGGTCGTCAGTGGTGATGAACACCGTTTGGTGATGGCCGGTGGCGGCACCTCATGGCAGGACCTGGCCCTGTACCTGATTGCCCGCAGCACCGGCCTTCGCTACGCTCAGGAGGTGGCCAAAATCTACCTGATCGACTGGCACAGCGCGGGCCAGCAACCTTATGCCGTGCTCTCCCGCACCAGACAGGCGGAGGACTCTATCATCGGAGAGTGCCAGGTATGGGTGGGTGAGCACTACGACTCCCGCTCGCCGGTAGCCGCCATGCTGCGGCTCAGCGGCTTGTCGGAGCGCAGCTTCAAGCGGCGGTTCCGCAAGGCCACTGGACTGACCCCCATACAGTATGTGCATACTCTGCGCCTGGAGGAAGCCAAACACTGGCTGGAATCCAGTGACGTATCAGTGGAGTGTATTGCCGGCGAGGTGGGTTATGAAGACATGAGCTTTTTCTCCCGACTGTTTCGCCGCGAGGTCGGCTTGACCCCGACCCAATACCGCCGTCGTTTCGGGGCGCTGAGACGGGCGCTCGAAGCGCACCATCAACCCGGTTCCGCGGCACTGGCCGACTCCGGCATCAGAGAATCAAAAGGAGGCAAATAA
- a CDS encoding class I SAM-dependent methyltransferase, which produces MNTVMQPALMNFNEELFADSEARLVNALNDSGMLLMVSIGHRLGLFNALQGAEPMTSVELADKTGLQERYIREWLGSLVAGRVIKTDPARGTYWLPAEWAALLSDGADVNMAVYAQFMPLLGKVEDDIIHCFREGGGVPYERYDRFHEVMAEDSSQTVLAALFDAILPLVDGIEARLSNGIRVLDLGCGRGKALMKLAQRYPKSRFTGYDLSEEAIAWARAEAQNLRLTNVTFEVRDLTDFDQTGPRTAFEFITTFDAIHDQAKPLNVLTGIRRALTEDGVYLAQDIRGTSHHHSDAEHPLGAFLYAVSCMHCMTVSLAQGGEGLGTMWGRERALDYMNRAGFGTVMVHELEHDIQNDYFVCTP; this is translated from the coding sequence ATGAATACCGTAATGCAACCCGCCTTAATGAACTTTAACGAAGAACTGTTTGCTGACAGCGAGGCGCGCCTGGTCAATGCGCTAAACGACAGCGGCATGCTGTTGATGGTTTCCATTGGCCACCGGCTCGGATTGTTCAATGCGCTACAGGGCGCCGAGCCGATGACCAGTGTTGAGCTGGCAGACAAGACCGGGCTCCAGGAAAGGTACATTCGAGAGTGGTTGGGCTCGCTGGTGGCGGGTCGTGTAATAAAAACCGATCCCGCTCGCGGTACCTACTGGTTGCCCGCCGAGTGGGCGGCACTGTTGTCGGACGGCGCGGATGTCAACATGGCGGTATACGCCCAGTTCATGCCCCTGTTGGGCAAGGTGGAAGATGACATCATCCACTGCTTTCGGGAAGGCGGCGGCGTACCGTACGAACGTTATGATCGCTTTCATGAAGTCATGGCGGAGGATAGTAGCCAGACGGTGCTTGCGGCTCTGTTCGACGCCATATTGCCTCTGGTTGACGGCATTGAGGCCCGGCTGAGCAACGGCATACGGGTACTGGATCTTGGCTGTGGTCGGGGCAAAGCCCTGATGAAGCTGGCCCAGCGTTATCCGAAGAGCCGGTTCACCGGTTATGACCTGTCGGAAGAGGCCATCGCCTGGGCGCGCGCAGAAGCCCAGAACCTGCGGCTTACCAACGTGACCTTTGAGGTGCGTGACCTCACCGATTTTGATCAGACTGGCCCTCGGACAGCGTTCGAGTTCATTACCACCTTCGACGCCATACACGACCAGGCCAAGCCCCTGAACGTGCTCACTGGTATTCGTCGAGCGCTGACCGAGGACGGCGTGTATCTGGCGCAGGACATTCGCGGCACCAGCCATCATCACAGTGATGCTGAGCACCCACTGGGGGCCTTCCTCTATGCCGTTTCCTGTATGCACTGCATGACCGTCTCCCTTGCTCAGGGCGGTGAGGGACTCGGCACCATGTGGGGCCGTGAGCGTGCGCTGGATTATATGAATCGTGCGGGGTTCGGAACCGTCATGGTTCACGAGCTGGAACACGATATTCAGAACGACTATTTTGTCTGCACCCCCTGA
- a CDS encoding SRPBCC family protein — MTAVIHISTTIECTPEKAYAFAANPENLPQWAAGLAQSRVSREGNRWRVKAPFGEAWVTFAAPNAFGVMDHDVVLEDGTVVHNPMRVVANGSGSEFIFTLFRQPGMSDEQFAADRAAVERDLATLKTLLEKCGT, encoded by the coding sequence ATGACCGCCGTCATCCATATCAGCACCACCATTGAGTGCACGCCTGAAAAAGCCTACGCGTTCGCCGCCAACCCCGAGAATCTCCCCCAGTGGGCGGCGGGGCTGGCGCAATCCAGGGTCTCTCGGGAAGGCAACCGTTGGCGGGTAAAGGCACCCTTTGGCGAAGCCTGGGTGACCTTTGCGGCACCCAATGCGTTTGGCGTCATGGACCATGATGTCGTGCTGGAAGACGGCACAGTGGTGCACAATCCGATGCGGGTGGTGGCCAACGGCTCGGGCAGCGAATTCATCTTTACCCTGTTTCGTCAGCCAGGAATGAGCGACGAACAGTTTGCCGCTGACCGAGCGGCGGTGGAGCGGGATTTGGCGACACTCAAAACATTGCTGGAAAAATGTGGGACCTGA
- a CDS encoding PKD domain-containing protein has protein sequence MPIIVRLCFCLLAVPALAIADSPQGDNSVSADHFDCLINPAVSGLVSCLPPEDPTAQGFRWEMGDGAVYTSDGAEPYIYHTYAEPGEYTVTLTINRGGSSAHAQSVLSIPQATDDETSRQLARGHLR, from the coding sequence ATGCCAATAATAGTCCGTCTGTGTTTTTGTCTGTTGGCCGTGCCAGCCCTGGCTATTGCCGATTCGCCCCAGGGCGACAACAGTGTGTCGGCTGATCATTTCGATTGTCTGATCAATCCGGCCGTCAGCGGGTTGGTGTCGTGTTTGCCGCCCGAAGATCCCACCGCTCAAGGCTTTCGCTGGGAGATGGGGGACGGTGCTGTATATACCAGTGATGGCGCTGAACCTTATATCTATCACACCTATGCTGAACCGGGTGAATATACCGTAACTCTGACAATCAACCGAGGCGGGTCCAGTGCCCATGCACAGAGTGTGCTGTCGATACCGCAAGCGACGGACGACGAAACCTCACGCCAGCTCGCCAGAGGCCACCTCCGGTAA
- a CDS encoding DinB family protein, giving the protein MISVEYARTMSAYNRWMNERLYETCGDLSDEERKADRGAFFRSIHGTLNHILLADRVWLGRFTGEPFAFNSLDQELYSDFAQLLEERRTTDNAIASWAGNLTEDALATPLIYTRAGATTSTTYPLWVVVAHLFNHQTHHRGQITTLLNQAGHDMGVTDLIRLPEVASGELA; this is encoded by the coding sequence ATGATCTCTGTAGAATACGCCCGCACCATGAGCGCTTACAACCGATGGATGAACGAGCGCCTGTATGAAACCTGTGGGGATCTGTCAGATGAAGAGCGCAAAGCCGACCGGGGCGCCTTCTTTCGCTCCATTCACGGTACCCTGAACCATATACTACTGGCTGACCGGGTATGGTTGGGGCGGTTTACCGGGGAGCCCTTCGCCTTCAACAGCCTCGACCAGGAGCTGTATAGCGACTTTGCCCAGTTACTGGAGGAACGCCGGACCACCGACAATGCCATTGCCAGTTGGGCGGGCAACCTCACAGAAGACGCGCTGGCCACTCCGCTTATCTACACCCGAGCTGGCGCCACAACCTCGACCACTTATCCTCTATGGGTTGTGGTGGCCCATCTGTTCAACCACCAGACGCACCACCGGGGCCAGATCACCACCTTACTGAACCAGGCAGGGCACGATATGGGTGTCACTGATCTGATCCGTTTACCGGAGGTGGCCTCTGGCGAGCTGGCGTGA
- the map gene encoding type I methionyl aminopeptidase has translation MSDVHLKSAEELALMRESGRLLASVFAYLDPLVREGLSTMEINNLAEAFIVDKLNARPASKGQYGFPYVLNTSVNQVVCHGMPSETHKLKSGDIVNVDITLEKNGYIADSSKMYLIGDVSPVARRLVDETYQAMWKGIQAVKPGATLGDVGHAIQQHARNKGYSVVRDYCGHGIGREMHEGPQVLHFGVPGKGLVLKEGMTFTIEPMINQGKAKVKTRRDGWTVVTADKKLSAQWEHTIAVTADGYEVLTLRDEERIQPQASV, from the coding sequence GTGAGTGATGTTCACCTCAAGTCCGCAGAGGAACTCGCCCTGATGCGCGAGTCCGGACGCCTGCTGGCTTCCGTGTTCGCCTACCTGGATCCGCTGGTCAGGGAGGGCCTATCCACCATGGAGATCAACAACCTGGCTGAAGCGTTTATTGTGGATAAGCTGAATGCCCGGCCGGCCAGCAAAGGCCAGTACGGCTTTCCGTATGTGCTCAATACATCGGTGAATCAGGTCGTTTGCCATGGCATGCCATCGGAAACACACAAGCTGAAATCCGGGGATATCGTCAACGTCGATATCACGCTGGAGAAGAACGGCTATATCGCGGATTCCAGCAAGATGTACCTGATTGGTGACGTCTCTCCCGTCGCCAGACGGCTGGTGGATGAAACCTACCAGGCCATGTGGAAAGGCATTCAGGCGGTCAAGCCTGGTGCGACACTGGGTGATGTTGGCCATGCCATTCAACAGCATGCACGGAACAAGGGATATTCCGTGGTCCGAGACTACTGCGGCCATGGCATCGGTCGGGAAATGCATGAAGGCCCACAGGTACTGCATTTTGGCGTTCCCGGCAAAGGTCTGGTTTTGAAGGAAGGCATGACATTCACTATTGAGCCCATGATCAATCAGGGCAAGGCGAAAGTAAAAACCAGACGCGATGGCTGGACCGTGGTGACGGCGGACAAGAAGTTATCCGCCCAGTGGGAACATACGATCGCGGTGACGGCCGATGGATATGAGGTCTTGACGCTGAGGGACGAAGAACGAATCCAACCGCAAGCTTCCGTTTAG
- a CDS encoding ParD-like family protein — protein sequence MGIVKINDELHEEIRKASSAMVRSINAQAEFWIKVGMLAETNPGMTFTDLMRSELQNAKVELKGLARE from the coding sequence ATGGGTATTGTCAAAATCAACGATGAGTTGCACGAAGAGATCCGCAAAGCGAGTTCCGCGATGGTGCGGTCGATCAATGCGCAAGCAGAGTTCTGGATCAAGGTGGGAATGCTGGCGGAAACCAATCCTGGAATGACGTTTACGGACCTCATGCGTTCTGAGCTGCAAAACGCCAAGGTGGAGCTGAAAGGGCTCGCCCGTGAGTGA
- a CDS encoding esterase/lipase family protein gives MRRLFVGILIASCANAGANDCVILLHGLARASASMDKLDDELTRQGYSVMNHPYPSRHKKIQQLASSEIPLALDKCTAKGEVHFVTHSLGAIVLRQYLNDYSIERLGRTVMLAQPNQGSQVVDKLKGIPGFKLINMRNDTVIKQVIFS, from the coding sequence ATGCGTCGCCTGTTCGTGGGGATATTGATTGCATCCTGCGCCAATGCAGGCGCAAACGACTGCGTCATCTTGTTGCACGGACTGGCGCGCGCCAGCGCGTCAATGGACAAGTTGGACGACGAATTGACTCGCCAAGGGTATTCGGTCATGAATCACCCATACCCTTCACGCCACAAAAAAATACAACAGTTGGCGTCAAGCGAGATACCACTTGCGCTGGACAAATGTACCGCCAAGGGGGAGGTACATTTTGTGACCCACTCATTGGGCGCGATTGTTCTGCGCCAGTATCTGAACGATTATTCTATTGAACGACTCGGCCGAACGGTCATGCTTGCGCAACCCAACCAGGGCAGCCAGGTAGTCGACAAGCTGAAAGGGATACCGGGCTTTAAGTTGATCAATATGCGCAATGATACCGTCATCAAGCAAGTCATCTTTTCCTGA
- a CDS encoding glycoside hydrolase family 88 protein: protein MNTLLHRNRLIVLVVLFFLNACSTGSNQSTHALPDAEVVLEQLTRANDYWQSEYPEPGWAFWEHAAYHTGNMEAYFVTGDQDYLDYSLRWGERNEWMGAKSNQPSEWKYSYGETDEFVLFGDWQICFQTYIDLYEITGDREKIARALEVMEYQMATDASDYWWWADGLYMVMPVMTKLYQVTGDELYLEKLHEYYSYAKRIMYDEKTGLFFRDAKYVYPEHKSLNGQKDFWARGDGWVFAGLSKVLADLPEDHRHRDEYLADYQKMATTLADAQQPGGYWTRSLLDPEHAPGYETSGTAFFTYGYLWGINNGLLDRDVYLPVALNAWHYLTETSLQESGKIGYIQPIGERAIPGQVVDAESTANFGVGAFLLAASEMYRLVED from the coding sequence ATGAACACACTCCTTCATCGCAATCGACTGATTGTACTCGTCGTACTATTTTTCCTTAACGCTTGCTCGACCGGCAGCAACCAGTCTACCCATGCTCTACCGGACGCCGAGGTCGTGCTGGAACAGCTTACCCGTGCCAATGATTACTGGCAGTCAGAGTATCCGGAGCCCGGCTGGGCCTTCTGGGAACACGCGGCTTACCACACCGGCAACATGGAAGCCTATTTCGTAACGGGCGACCAGGACTACCTTGATTATTCACTGCGCTGGGGCGAGCGGAACGAGTGGATGGGCGCCAAATCAAACCAGCCTTCAGAGTGGAAATACAGCTACGGCGAAACCGACGAGTTTGTGCTCTTCGGTGATTGGCAGATCTGCTTTCAGACCTATATCGACCTGTACGAAATCACGGGTGATCGCGAGAAAATTGCGCGGGCGCTGGAAGTGATGGAATACCAGATGGCCACCGATGCCTCGGACTACTGGTGGTGGGCCGACGGCCTGTATATGGTGATGCCGGTCATGACCAAGCTCTACCAGGTAACGGGGGACGAACTCTATCTGGAGAAGCTCCACGAATACTACTCCTATGCCAAACGCATCATGTACGACGAGAAGACCGGCCTGTTCTTTCGCGATGCCAAATACGTTTATCCTGAGCATAAAAGTCTGAATGGCCAAAAGGATTTCTGGGCCCGGGGGGACGGCTGGGTCTTTGCCGGCTTGTCCAAGGTGCTGGCGGATCTGCCCGAGGACCATAGGCATCGGGATGAATACCTGGCGGATTATCAGAAAATGGCCACCACCCTGGCCGATGCGCAGCAGCCCGGTGGCTACTGGACGCGCAGCCTGCTCGACCCGGAACACGCTCCCGGCTATGAAACCAGCGGCACCGCCTTTTTTACCTACGGCTACCTGTGGGGCATCAACAATGGCCTACTCGATCGCGACGTTTACTTGCCCGTCGCCCTGAACGCGTGGCACTACTTGACCGAGACCTCGCTGCAAGAGAGCGGCAAGATCGGCTATATCCAACCCATTGGTGAGCGAGCCATTCCCGGTCAGGTTGTCGACGCCGAATCCACCGCCAACTTTGGCGTGGGCGCTTTCCTGCTGGCCGCCTCTGAGATGTATCGCTTGGTAGAAGATTAG